One stretch of Nocardioides perillae DNA includes these proteins:
- a CDS encoding branched-chain amino acid ABC transporter permease — MSTLAPRTDGTGAHAADGPTAAPAGPAGPSSGRGRSLRGRPGFYRSYEQELALFNTRPKRVAVGAVVLVALVLPFVLEDALLRTLAVAFVFAIGALGLNIVTGLAGQVSLGHAFFLGVGAYTAAAISGDPEGRTIGFGITEMVVWLPAAGLVAALFGVLVAPLATRLRGLYLAIVTLGLVFIGEHVFREWSDLTGGAGVGREAATPVVAGYDLSQGGEAFSRDQQLFFLMFALLLVFALAARNIARSRLGRAFSAVRDRDMAAEMMGIDLPRTKLLAFAISSFYAGCAGALLYSVSGFFDPASFNLLLSVQFIAMVLIGGAGTVGGTIAGALFISLLPTLTRELPEYIPLISRQVTETPNVFQVEQILYGLLIVAFLLFEPRGLFGIWVRIRTYWKSWPFSY, encoded by the coding sequence CGCCGCGCCCGCCGGCCCCGCCGGCCCGTCGTCGGGACGCGGGCGCAGCCTGCGCGGCCGGCCGGGCTTCTACCGCTCCTACGAGCAGGAGCTCGCGCTCTTCAACACCCGGCCCAAGCGGGTCGCGGTCGGTGCGGTCGTGCTGGTCGCGCTCGTGCTGCCCTTCGTCCTCGAGGACGCGCTGCTGCGCACGCTCGCGGTCGCCTTCGTCTTCGCCATCGGCGCGCTCGGCCTCAACATCGTCACCGGCCTCGCCGGTCAGGTGTCGCTGGGCCACGCCTTCTTCCTCGGTGTGGGCGCCTACACCGCCGCGGCGATCTCGGGCGACCCCGAGGGGCGCACGATCGGCTTCGGCATCACCGAGATGGTGGTGTGGCTCCCCGCCGCCGGGCTCGTCGCTGCCCTCTTCGGCGTGCTCGTCGCGCCGCTCGCCACCCGCCTGCGCGGGCTCTACCTGGCGATCGTCACGCTCGGCCTGGTCTTCATCGGCGAGCACGTCTTCCGCGAGTGGAGCGACCTGACCGGCGGCGCCGGCGTGGGCCGCGAGGCCGCGACGCCCGTCGTCGCGGGCTACGACCTCAGCCAGGGCGGCGAGGCCTTCAGCCGCGACCAGCAGCTCTTCTTCCTGATGTTCGCGCTGCTGCTCGTCTTCGCGCTGGCCGCGCGCAACATCGCGCGCTCCCGGCTCGGCCGGGCCTTCTCGGCCGTGCGCGACCGCGACATGGCCGCCGAGATGATGGGCATCGACCTGCCGCGCACCAAGCTGCTGGCCTTCGCCATCTCCTCGTTCTACGCCGGGTGCGCCGGCGCGCTGCTCTACAGCGTGTCCGGCTTCTTCGACCCCGCGTCGTTCAACCTGCTGCTCTCGGTGCAGTTCATCGCGATGGTCCTCATCGGCGGTGCAGGCACCGTGGGCGGCACGATCGCCGGGGCGTTGTTCATCTCGCTCCTCCCGACCCTCACCCGGGAGCTGCCCGAGTACATCCCGTTGATCAGTCGTCAGGTCACGGAGACGCCGAACGTCTTCCAGGTCGAGCAGATCCTCTACGGACTCTTGATCGTGGCGTTCCTGCTCTTCGAGCCTCGGGGCCTGTTCGGCATCTGGGTGCGGATCCGCACCTACTGGAAGAGCTGGCCGTTCAGCTACTGA
- a CDS encoding GroES family chaperonin, with protein sequence MSTAGGVPVKMLHDRLLVEVDDEAGERRSSGGIVIPATAAMGARRLAWSRVVACGPHVRAVEVGDRVLFDPEDKAEVEVHAHVYVVMRERDVHAVAAERVADEGAGLYL encoded by the coding sequence GTGAGCACCGCCGGGGGCGTCCCGGTCAAGATGCTGCACGACCGGCTGCTCGTCGAGGTCGACGACGAGGCCGGCGAGCGTCGCAGCTCGGGCGGCATCGTCATCCCGGCGACCGCCGCGATGGGTGCGCGCCGCCTGGCGTGGTCGCGCGTGGTGGCGTGCGGCCCCCACGTGCGCGCGGTCGAGGTGGGCGACCGCGTCCTCTTCGACCCGGAGGACAAGGCGGAGGTCGAGGTGCACGCCCACGTCTACGTCGTCATGCGCGAGCGCGACGTGCACGCCGTCGCGGCCGAGCGGGTCGCCGACGAGGGCGCAGGCCTTTACCTCTAG
- a CDS encoding ABC transporter substrate-binding protein: protein MELRNKRRAGAVGLAVLALVATGCRGGDSGGEAGGVDAPGVTSEPCPEAVNEDNGCIYLGTISDLTQGPFAPLGVPITEAQEAFWARVNEEGGIGGYDIDVTEYVRDNLYNPETHAQVYNEIEPDVLALAQTLGSPTTLAILSQMENNDVVGAPASWTSLWGFEDNILESGASYCVEGMNVVDYFVENEGIASVMAVGYPGDFGGDAAAGAEIAAGERNIDFTNVETAPGQEAQAGAISQIVRENPDLVLLSVGPTETAVIVGQAAAQGYTGQFVGTAPTWNPALLQSPAAPALEQLFVHSGPWGSFSSDTDGHAAMREAIGEVDQPNDGYTSGWAWSYPLKAALEEWLEGDYDKTRAGLVEAIGNLETVDFEGMLPEEAGDRTGENDIFKQTVLSDVDPEAAAGLTIREDFFTGPTAEAYEFEGACFEG from the coding sequence GTGGAGTTGCGCAACAAGAGGCGGGCCGGCGCCGTCGGCCTCGCCGTGCTGGCCCTGGTGGCCACGGGCTGCCGGGGTGGGGACTCCGGTGGCGAGGCCGGGGGCGTCGACGCCCCCGGTGTCACCTCGGAGCCGTGCCCCGAGGCCGTCAACGAGGACAACGGCTGCATCTACCTGGGCACGATCTCCGACCTCACCCAGGGTCCGTTCGCCCCGCTGGGCGTGCCGATCACCGAGGCGCAGGAGGCCTTCTGGGCCCGGGTCAACGAGGAGGGCGGGATCGGCGGCTACGACATCGACGTCACCGAGTACGTCCGCGACAACCTCTACAACCCCGAGACCCACGCCCAGGTCTACAACGAGATCGAGCCCGACGTGCTCGCGCTCGCGCAGACCCTGGGCTCCCCCACCACCCTCGCGATCCTGTCGCAGATGGAGAACAACGACGTCGTCGGGGCCCCTGCCTCGTGGACCTCGCTGTGGGGCTTCGAGGACAACATCCTCGAGTCCGGCGCGAGCTACTGCGTGGAGGGCATGAACGTCGTCGACTACTTCGTCGAGAACGAGGGCATCGCCTCCGTCATGGCCGTCGGCTACCCCGGCGACTTCGGCGGCGACGCCGCAGCCGGTGCCGAGATCGCCGCCGGTGAGCGGAACATCGACTTCACCAACGTCGAGACCGCTCCGGGCCAGGAGGCCCAGGCCGGCGCCATCTCGCAGATCGTGCGCGAGAACCCCGACCTGGTGCTGCTCTCGGTCGGCCCGACGGAGACCGCGGTCATCGTCGGCCAGGCCGCGGCGCAGGGCTACACCGGCCAGTTCGTCGGCACCGCCCCGACCTGGAACCCCGCCCTCCTGCAGAGCCCGGCCGCGCCGGCGCTCGAGCAGCTGTTCGTCCACAGCGGCCCCTGGGGCAGCTTCAGCAGCGACACCGACGGCCACGCCGCCATGCGCGAGGCCATCGGCGAGGTCGACCAGCCCAACGACGGCTACACCTCCGGCTGGGCCTGGAGCTACCCGCTGAAGGCGGCGCTCGAGGAGTGGCTCGAGGGTGACTACGACAAGACCCGCGCGGGCCTGGTCGAGGCCATCGGCAACCTGGAGACCGTCGACTTCGAGGGCATGCTGCCCGAGGAGGCGGGCGACCGCACCGGTGAGAACGACATCTTCAAGCAGACCGTCCTGAGCGACGTCGACCCCGAGGCCGCGGCCGGCCTGACGATCCGCGAGGACTTCTTCACCGGCCCGACCGCGGAGGCCTACGAGTTCGAAGGGGCGTGCTTCGAGGGCTGA
- a CDS encoding DUF3618 domain-containing protein codes for MTTPEKDLKALESEIEATRERLAGNLDQLLHRASPKTIVRREVSSVRGYFVDESGAPRTDHVLKVVGGVVGFVALLVVVRKVAS; via the coding sequence GTGACCACCCCCGAGAAGGACCTCAAGGCGCTGGAGTCCGAGATCGAGGCGACGCGCGAGCGCCTGGCCGGCAACCTCGACCAGCTGCTGCACCGTGCGAGCCCGAAGACGATCGTGCGGCGCGAGGTGAGCTCGGTCCGGGGCTACTTCGTCGACGAGTCCGGCGCGCCGCGCACCGACCACGTCCTCAAGGTCGTGGGCGGGGTCGTCGGCTTCGTGGCGCTCCTCGTCGTGGTCCGCAAGGTCGCGTCCTGA
- a CDS encoding penicillin acylase family protein, with protein MRRRPPVRRPVAALAALAVGAALTPALVPGATSAAVPAPVTASTTATAAPTLAGAAAGPAAAVDLDGRADGRGPRYRATVTRTRHGIPHITARTWGSLGYGSGFATAETHICNLADTVLTGQGRRSRWFGATARYDDQVAMNGTNLQVDTLAADLRARRVVERLLADPVNGPGRETKAMVAGYVAGVERYLRSVGGPAGVRDPECRGAAYLRQRVTSVDLWYGVYLANLLASSGFLVKEIVEADPPSPDDPGLPQVPLAADVDREALLRGLGKDPEAPFGSNATAAGADVTTTGRGMVLGNPHFPWRGRYKFAQQHLTIPGRYDVAGASLVGSPVVNIGWNRDVAWSHTVSTAYRFTPYEFPTVGPDTILTESGPQPLERRVVRIPVKQADGSVTTVEEDLYRTPVGYVLDAPALLMGWSPASVWAVRDANAEHLRTVDTFHLMAKATSVRSLLAAQDRGAGMPWVNTIAADRRGDVLYADHSVVPNVPDDLAAVCTTPVGKVLQQVAGLPGLNGALAQSACAWGDDADAARPGIFGSANLPDAVRRDWVVNANDSYWLPNPAQPLEGFAGIIGCERCERSLRTRMVYRYVLDRLAGTDGLARGRRVSPETLRASQHENRVFGAELMREGGDLAAVCEAAEVGRACDVLAAWDGRSDTTSRGNHLFEEFVRRLPTDGSIWEVPFDAADPVGTPRDLDEGNAAVVQAMADAVAELRAARVRLDAPWGSLHVAGDRGAPPLPIGGGEGTTGNANVTVSRTPLRNRDRLSPVTYGSSHVQSVAFRRDGSVLARTILTYGQSEDPRSPWSTDQTRLFGQERWVTFPFTPREVARARVSRRVLSGS; from the coding sequence TTGCGTCGTAGACCCCCCGTCCGCCGACCCGTCGCCGCCCTCGCGGCGCTGGCCGTCGGCGCCGCCCTCACCCCGGCGCTCGTGCCGGGCGCCACCTCGGCCGCTGTGCCGGCCCCGGTCACGGCGTCGACCACCGCGACGGCGGCGCCCACCCTCGCCGGCGCCGCCGCCGGCCCCGCCGCCGCGGTCGACCTCGACGGGCGCGCAGACGGGCGCGGTCCGCGCTACCGCGCCACCGTCACCCGCACCCGCCACGGCATCCCGCACATCACCGCGCGCACGTGGGGCTCGCTGGGCTACGGCTCCGGCTTCGCGACCGCCGAGACCCACATCTGCAACCTCGCCGACACGGTGCTGACCGGCCAGGGCCGACGCTCCCGCTGGTTCGGCGCGACGGCGCGCTACGACGACCAGGTCGCCATGAACGGCACCAACCTCCAGGTCGACACCCTCGCCGCCGACCTGCGCGCACGGAGGGTCGTCGAGCGGCTGCTGGCCGACCCCGTCAACGGTCCCGGCCGGGAGACGAAGGCGATGGTCGCGGGCTACGTCGCCGGCGTGGAGCGCTACCTGCGCAGCGTGGGCGGCCCGGCCGGCGTCCGCGACCCCGAGTGCCGCGGCGCGGCCTACCTGCGGCAGCGGGTCACCTCCGTCGACCTCTGGTACGGCGTGTACCTCGCCAACCTGCTCGCCTCCAGCGGCTTCCTGGTCAAGGAGATCGTCGAGGCCGACCCGCCCAGCCCCGACGACCCGGGGCTGCCGCAGGTGCCGCTCGCGGCCGACGTCGACCGCGAGGCCCTGCTGCGCGGTCTCGGCAAGGACCCCGAGGCCCCGTTCGGCTCCAACGCGACCGCCGCCGGCGCCGACGTCACGACCACGGGCCGCGGCATGGTGCTGGGCAACCCGCACTTCCCGTGGCGCGGGCGCTACAAGTTCGCTCAGCAGCACCTGACGATCCCGGGCCGCTACGACGTCGCCGGAGCCAGCCTCGTCGGCTCCCCGGTCGTCAACATCGGCTGGAACCGCGACGTGGCGTGGAGCCACACCGTCTCCACGGCCTACCGCTTCACGCCCTACGAGTTCCCGACCGTCGGTCCCGACACCATCCTGACCGAGAGCGGCCCGCAGCCGCTCGAGCGCCGCGTGGTGCGGATCCCGGTGAAGCAGGCCGACGGCTCGGTCACGACGGTCGAGGAGGACCTCTACCGCACGCCGGTCGGCTACGTGCTGGACGCGCCGGCGCTGCTCATGGGCTGGTCGCCCGCCAGCGTGTGGGCGGTGCGCGACGCCAACGCCGAGCACCTGCGCACCGTCGACACCTTCCACCTCATGGCGAAGGCCACGAGCGTGCGCAGCCTGCTGGCCGCGCAGGACCGCGGCGCCGGCATGCCGTGGGTCAACACGATCGCGGCCGACCGCCGCGGCGACGTCCTCTACGCCGACCACTCGGTCGTGCCGAACGTGCCCGACGACCTCGCCGCGGTCTGCACCACGCCCGTGGGCAAGGTGCTGCAGCAGGTCGCCGGGCTGCCGGGCCTCAACGGCGCCCTCGCCCAGAGCGCCTGCGCCTGGGGCGACGACGCCGACGCCGCGCGGCCCGGCATCTTCGGCTCCGCCAACCTTCCCGACGCGGTGCGCCGGGACTGGGTCGTCAACGCCAACGACTCCTACTGGCTGCCGAATCCCGCCCAGCCCCTCGAGGGCTTCGCCGGCATCATCGGCTGCGAGCGGTGCGAGCGCAGCCTGCGCACCCGGATGGTCTACCGCTACGTCCTCGACCGCCTCGCCGGCACCGACGGGCTCGCCCGCGGCCGTCGGGTGTCGCCCGAGACGCTGCGGGCCAGCCAGCACGAGAACCGCGTCTTCGGTGCCGAGCTGATGCGCGAGGGCGGTGACCTCGCGGCGGTCTGCGAGGCGGCCGAGGTGGGTCGGGCCTGCGACGTGCTCGCGGCCTGGGACGGTCGCTCCGACACGACGAGCCGGGGCAACCACCTCTTCGAGGAGTTCGTGCGCCGGCTGCCCACCGACGGCTCGATCTGGGAGGTGCCCTTCGACGCCGCCGACCCGGTCGGCACGCCGCGCGACCTCGACGAGGGCAACGCCGCTGTGGTCCAGGCGATGGCCGACGCCGTCGCCGAGCTGCGGGCCGCGCGGGTGCGGCTCGACGCCCCGTGGGGCAGCCTGCACGTCGCCGGCGACCGCGGCGCCCCGCCGCTGCCGATCGGCGGCGGTGAGGGCACGACGGGCAACGCCAACGTGACGGTGTCCCGCACGCCGCTGCGCAACCGCGACCGGCTCAGCCCGGTGACCTACGGCTCGTCGCACGTGCAGTCGGTCGCGTTCCGCCGCGACGGCTCGGTGCTGGCCCGCACCATCCTCACCTACGGGCAGTCCGAGGACCCCCGCTCGCCGTGGTCGACCGACCAGACGCGGCTCTTCGGTCAGGAGCGGTGGGTGACCTTCCCCTTCACGCCCCGCGAGGTGGCGCGCGCGCGGGTGAGCCGACGCGTCCTCAGCGGCTCCTGA